GTTCCTGATGCCGATTGAGGATATTTTCTCGATCTCGGGTCGTGGCACGGTGGTGACGGGCCGCATCGAGCGTGGCAAGGTGAAGGTGGGCGAGGAAGCGGAGATTGTGGGCTTCCGCGAGACGCGCAAGACGGTAGTGACCGGCGTGGAGATGTTCAAGAAGCAGCTGGACGAGGGCATGGCGGGCGACAACGCGGGACTTCTGCTGCGCGGTATTGCGAAGGAAGACGTGGAGCGCGGCATGGTTCTGGCCAAGCCGGGTTCGATTACGCCACACACCAAGTTCAAGGGCGAAGTGTACGTGCTGTCGAAGGAAGAGGGTGGACGTCATACTCCATTCTTTAATGGCTATCGTCCTCAGTTCTACTTCCGCACGACGGATGTGACGGGCACGGCGAAGCTTCCGGAAGGCACGGAGATGGTGATGCCGGGCGACAATGTGCAGTTGGAGATTGAGCTGCATACCCCGGTGGCCATGGAGAAGGGTCTGCGCTTTGCTATCCGCGAAGGCGGGCGCACGGTCGGCGCCGGTACCATCGCCGAGATTATTAAGTAAACGGAAATACAAATATCCATCCAGGAGAGCCTGAAAGGGCTCCCCTGGAATGAAAGAACACAACGATGGTAGGACAAAGAATTCGAATCCGG
This window of the Acidisarcina sp. genome carries:
- a CDS encoding EF-Tu/IF-2/RF-3 family GTPase; translation: FLMPIEDIFSISGRGTVVTGRIERGKVKVGEEAEIVGFRETRKTVVTGVEMFKKQLDEGMAGDNAGLLLRGIAKEDVERGMVLAKPGSITPHTKFKGEVYVLSKEEGGRHTPFFNGYRPQFYFRTTDVTGTAKLPEGTEMVMPGDNVQLEIELHTPVAMEKGLRFAIREGGRTVGAGTIAEIIK